In Dehalococcoidales bacterium, the following proteins share a genomic window:
- a CDS encoding MerR family transcriptional regulator has product MTLPDNEPRYVISIAARMLNLQTHTLRYYEKIGIIEPSRSRGNIRLYSDRDIDYLKRVKELMDDLGINLAGIDVILRMSRRMTELQEHIAGLEAELKRLRQK; this is encoded by the coding sequence ATGACGTTGCCGGACAACGAGCCCCGTTACGTGATAAGCATCGCCGCCAGGATGCTCAATCTCCAGACCCATACCTTGCGCTATTACGAAAAGATTGGCATAATAGAACCATCCCGCTCCAGAGGGAACATCAGGTTATATTCGGATAGAGACATTGACTACCTCAAGCGGGTGAAAGAACTGATGGATGACCTGGGGATCAACCTGGCCGGTATCGATGTGATTTTACGCATGTCGCGGCGCATGACCGAACTACAGGAGCATATAGCCGGTCTGGAAGCAGAGCTGAAGAGACTGAGGCAAAAGTAG
- a CDS encoding class I SAM-dependent methyltransferase yields MFDIERFLEEKLNPVYRTYYALWVHWWPLWRSFSGREILRKWHKIDLVQEGQTLLDYGCGTGSFTVPAAKLIGSRGKVYALDYFPRQLEMVAEQSKKEGLTNMETILSSRETGLPDECVDVVWMCDVLHEIKERRAVLEELHRILKENGTLALYDGMKERVLIYTNGLFSLAERDGKFFRFTKVK; encoded by the coding sequence TTGTTTGATATAGAGCGCTTCCTTGAGGAGAAACTGAATCCGGTCTATAGAACTTATTACGCGCTCTGGGTCCACTGGTGGCCCCTGTGGAGAAGCTTCAGCGGACGGGAAATCCTGCGGAAGTGGCATAAAATAGACCTGGTGCAGGAGGGGCAGACCCTCCTGGACTACGGCTGCGGTACCGGTTCTTTTACTGTGCCAGCAGCTAAATTAATCGGCAGCAGAGGAAAAGTGTACGCTCTGGACTATTTTCCCCGGCAGCTGGAAATGGTAGCGGAACAGTCAAAAAAAGAGGGACTGACCAATATGGAAACCATACTCTCCAGCCGGGAAACCGGGTTGCCGGATGAATGCGTGGATGTAGTCTGGATGTGTGATGTACTGCACGAGATTAAAGAAAGACGGGCGGTACTGGAAGAGTTACACCGGATATTAAAGGAAAACGGGACTCTGGCTTTATATGATGGCATGAAAGAAAGGGTCTTAATCTACACTAACGGTCTCTTTAGCCTGGCGGAGAGGGACGGCAAGTTCTTCAGGTTTACTAAAGTAAAATAG
- a CDS encoding VTT domain-containing protein: MGVRQLEQVASGKNWPYYLLSGLAFLLTLVIATAAFYFRDEIQNARAYGYTGGFLVSILAGVTIIPAPSLLVTFTLGHVLKQPVYVGLITGFGEALGGITIYLTGAGMETICSRLQAKEQIWEHQTSSRYNIVRPFQSRLWPKGQVFYDRLVKWVGGRIGAWIIFIVAAIPLSPFYFAGLAAGSCRMNFTRFFLASWAGKTIKGMIVAFAGYGGLYIILKWFGG; encoded by the coding sequence TTGGGGGTAAGACAATTAGAGCAGGTGGCCTCAGGCAAAAACTGGCCTTACTATCTCTTGAGCGGGCTAGCCTTTTTGCTGACCCTGGTGATAGCTACGGCCGCGTTTTATTTCCGCGATGAAATACAGAACGCTCGTGCCTACGGCTATACGGGCGGGTTCCTGGTCAGCATTCTTGCCGGGGTAACCATTATTCCTGCCCCCAGCCTGCTGGTGACATTCACCCTCGGGCACGTACTGAAGCAGCCGGTCTATGTCGGGCTGATAACCGGTTTTGGTGAGGCTTTGGGCGGCATCACAATATACCTGACCGGAGCCGGGATGGAGACGATATGCTCACGACTCCAGGCTAAAGAGCAAATCTGGGAACATCAGACAAGCTCTCGTTATAATATAGTGCGGCCGTTCCAGTCCCGGCTCTGGCCTAAAGGACAGGTTTTCTACGACCGCCTGGTGAAATGGGTCGGTGGCCGCATCGGCGCCTGGATTATCTTCATTGTCGCCGCCATACCGCTCAGTCCCTTCTATTTTGCCGGCCTGGCGGCTGGTTCATGCAGAATGAACTTTACACGGTTTTTCCTGGCTAGCTGGGCGGGCAAGACCATAAAAGGAATGATTGTAGCCTTCGCCGGTTACGGAGGCCTCTATATCATATTAAAATGGTTTGGTGGTTAA